A segment of the Cohnella algarum genome:
CGTTTCCCTCGCCGCGCTGTCTCCGGATTGGCTCAGCGCAATCAGGCGCTTCACTTCCGCATCGTCCAAATATCCCGGCGGCGACGTTCGCTTCGCTTCCAATTCCATGCTTCCAACCCCTGCCGCGCGGATTTAATTGTAGAGCGCTTTTTTGGATTCGATGCGTTTCTTCATCCACAGCCGCGTGCCTTTGCCCTGCTCGCTCGCCACTTCGAATTCGTCCATGAAGTTTTCGATGATCGTGAAGCCCATGCCCGACCTTTCCAGCTCGGGGCGCGAAGTGTACAAAGGCTGGCGCGCCAGATCGATATCTTCGATGCCGCGCCCTTCGTCGCTGACCGTAATCGCGACGGTGTCGGCCTCGATCTCCGCTTCGACGCGAACGACTCCGGTCGGCTCGTTTTCATAGCCGTGAATGATCGCGTTCGTGACCGCTTCGGAAACGACCGTCTTGATGTCGTTCAGCTGCTCCATCGTCGGATCCAGTTGCGACACGAAGGCGGCGACCGCGACTCTCGCAAACGCTTCGTTCTCGGAACGACTGGCAAACGATAGCTTCATAAAATTGGCTGCGCTCATGATACGACCTCCAGACTGGCGAGTGCCGAGCGTTCCGTGTCGTAGAAGGAGATAATTTTGAACAACCCCGACAGCTCGAACAACCGTTTGACGTTCGCGTGCGTGTCGCATACGACCATTTTGCCCCCGCGGCTTTTCACCAGCTTGTAGCGCCCCAGGATGACGCCGAGTCCGGAACTGTCCATAAACTGCAAATCTCGCAAACTGAGCAAAACATGATCGCAGCGTCCGCGCAAAATCGCATCCTCCATTTTAAACCGGACGATATCCGCGGTATGATGATCCAGCTCGCCTCTCAAGCGAACGATGAGCACGTTGCGGTGCTGCTCCAGCTCCACTTGCAAACTCATGCCGATTCTCCTCCCACCTTAACATGACCGTCTCCTGCTTCCCGGCTCTATTCTCCCAATTCTACGGCCGCGAGCCGCATTCCTGCCCCCCGACAAAACTAGAAAAAGCCCCCGTTTACCCGACAAAATACGGCAAAGAGGCGTTGGCGGCCGGGAGCCGGAATCGCCTTCGGGAAGGGCCATGCCGGCATCATTCGAACGCCGCAAAACCGGCTGCGCCCCCAACCCGGAGGCGCACCCGGTCCCATCCGCTATTCGTTCATAAACAGCTTGCCGGCCGATCGCTTGAACAGCGTCCACAATCCCGCGCGTCCGACGGATTCGGGAGCTTCGACCGGGAATTCGCTCATCACTTCGTCGCCGCGGTAGACGATGATTTTGCCGACCTGCTGCCCGGCTTCGACCGGAGCGGTCACCTTGTCGTACAGCACCAGCTCGTGGCGGATGTTGCGGCCGGCGTCGCCCTTGCGCACGAGCACGCTGTACGAACGGTCGGCCACGAGCGGCACCTTCGCGGTCTCTCCCTTTTCGACCTGGAGGGTTCCGATGGCGTCGCCCTTTTTGTAAATCGGCACGTTCGTAAATTGCGCGAAGGCGTAGTCGAACATTTTGGACACTTCCGCGTTGCGCGTTTTCGTATCCGGCTCGCCCAACACGACGGCGATCAGGCGCATGTTGTCGCGCCGTGCCGTTGCCGACAGGCAGTATTTCGCCTCGCCCGTGAAGCCGGTCTTCAGGCCGTCCGCCCCGTGGTAAAACCGGACGAGCTTGTTCGTGTTGACGAGCCAGAACGGTTTGGGCGATTCCTTGCGCAAGTAATCCTGATACATTCCGGTGTATTTCGTAATGCCTTCGTGCTTAAGCAGTTCGCGGGACATGATGGCGATGTCGCGGGCCGAAGAAGCGTGACCCGGCGACGGGAGGCCGTTGCAGTTGACGAAATGGGTATTCGTCATCCCGAGTTCCTTGGCTTTCTCGTTCATCATCTTGACGAACTCTTCCTCGGTGCCGGCCAGCTTTTCCGCGAGCGCGACCGAGGCGTCGTTGCCGGAAGCGAGCGCCACCCCTTTCAGCATCTCCTCCACCGTCATCTGTTCGCCCGGCTCCAGAAAAATCTGCGAACCGCCCATCGAGGCGGCATATTCGCTCGTCTGCACGGGATCCGACAGCTTCAGCCGCCCTTCGTCGATCGCTTCCATGACCAGCAGCATCGTCATGATCTTCGTGATGCTGGCGGGCGGCAGCTGCTCCTGGCTGTTCTTTTCGAAAATGACGGTTCCGCTGTCCGCGTCCATCAGTATGGCGGAACGGGCGGAGCTCGCGAGCTGCG
Coding sequences within it:
- the spoIIAB gene encoding anti-sigma F factor; amino-acid sequence: MSAANFMKLSFASRSENEAFARVAVAAFVSQLDPTMEQLNDIKTVVSEAVTNAIIHGYENEPTGVVRVEAEIEADTVAITVSDEGRGIEDIDLARQPLYTSRPELERSGMGFTIIENFMDEFEVASEQGKGTRLWMKKRIESKKALYN
- a CDS encoding D-alanyl-D-alanine carboxypeptidase family protein, translating into MNVFRNRPWTRLLTAGLLSMTTAVFAVGPQQALAEESKPGANPPQAQLASSARSAILMDADSGTVIFEKNSQEQLPPASITKIMTMLLVMEAIDEGRLKLSDPVQTSEYAASMGGSQIFLEPGEQMTVEEMLKGVALASGNDASVALAEKLAGTEEEFVKMMNEKAKELGMTNTHFVNCNGLPSPGHASSARDIAIMSRELLKHEGITKYTGMYQDYLRKESPKPFWLVNTNKLVRFYHGADGLKTGFTGEAKYCLSATARRDNMRLIAVVLGEPDTKTRNAEVSKMFDYAFAQFTNVPIYKKGDAIGTLQVEKGETAKVPLVADRSYSVLVRKGDAGRNIRHELVLYDKVTAPVEAGQQVGKIIVYRGDEVMSEFPVEAPESVGRAGLWTLFKRSAGKLFMNE
- the spoIIAA gene encoding anti-sigma F factor antagonist — translated: MSLQVELEQHRNVLIVRLRGELDHHTADIVRFKMEDAILRGRCDHVLLSLRDLQFMDSSGLGVILGRYKLVKSRGGKMVVCDTHANVKRLFELSGLFKIISFYDTERSALASLEVVS